Proteins encoded within one genomic window of Couchioplanes caeruleus:
- a CDS encoding Lrp/AsnC family transcriptional regulator, translated as MDAIDLRLIDLLRDNARSSYAELARQVGLSAPAVHERVGKLEAAGTIRAYRAEIEPESIGLGVTALIGIVEDSGADTDDVLAALRVMPEIESCYFMAGVESYQLTVRVGTIAELEQLIVRINRTAGVASTRTAIALSTKWENRPQPGRDPAVG; from the coding sequence ATGGACGCCATCGACCTGCGCCTGATCGACCTTCTGCGGGACAACGCCCGCTCCTCGTACGCCGAACTGGCCCGCCAGGTCGGCCTGTCCGCCCCCGCCGTGCATGAGCGGGTCGGCAAGCTGGAGGCGGCCGGGACGATCCGGGCCTACCGGGCCGAGATCGAGCCCGAGTCCATCGGGCTGGGCGTCACGGCGCTGATCGGCATCGTCGAGGACTCCGGCGCCGACACCGACGACGTCCTCGCCGCGCTGCGGGTCATGCCCGAGATCGAATCCTGCTACTTCATGGCGGGCGTCGAGTCGTACCAGCTCACCGTGCGGGTCGGCACCATCGCCGAGCTGGAGCAGCTCATCGTCCGGATCAACCGGACCGCCGGGGTGGCCTCGACGCGCACGGCCATCGCGCTCTCCACCAAGTGGGAGAATCGCCCCCAGCCGGGCCGCGACCCGGCGGTAGGTTGA
- a CDS encoding BldC family transcriptional regulator: protein MDTGDRLLTPGEVAALFRVDPKTVTRWAAAGRIGSIRTPGGHRRFRESEVRALLEGDGVVEEMREDDAANRPRNAGPSNPGAGYGPPNGLR, encoded by the coding sequence GTGGACACAGGAGATCGACTGCTGACGCCAGGGGAGGTTGCCGCGCTGTTCCGGGTCGACCCCAAGACCGTTACGCGATGGGCGGCCGCTGGACGCATCGGCAGCATCCGCACTCCGGGTGGCCACCGCCGGTTCCGGGAGTCGGAGGTGCGCGCGCTGCTCGAGGGCGACGGCGTGGTCGAGGAGATGCGCGAGGACGACGCCGCCAACCGGCCACGCAACGCCGGCCCGTCGAACCCGGGCGCGGGCTACGGCCCGCCCAACGGGCTGCGCTGA
- a CDS encoding putative glycolipid-binding domain-containing protein codes for MSVLPGSLFWERRDTTGAEHALIDARGGLHARGVALAVDPIPYTARYEIGTDPAWITTSLEVGTEGAGWSRTLRLTAEGGRWQATTAEQGDLDAALTAGGHPGAGLPGSEDPDLLVGAYDVDLTGSPLTNTLPIRRLGLAKSEPGVAHRVSVAWVLLPSLEVMQADQIYTALGDGRVRFANETFSADLTVDDDGFVLEYPGLAQRRC; via the coding sequence ATGTCCGTCCTGCCTGGTTCGTTGTTCTGGGAGCGCCGGGACACCACCGGCGCCGAGCATGCGCTGATCGATGCGCGCGGCGGCCTGCACGCCCGCGGCGTCGCGCTGGCGGTCGATCCCATCCCCTACACCGCGCGGTACGAGATCGGGACCGATCCGGCGTGGATCACCACGTCGCTCGAGGTCGGCACCGAGGGCGCCGGTTGGAGCCGGACGTTGCGCCTGACAGCCGAGGGCGGTCGCTGGCAAGCGACCACCGCCGAGCAGGGTGACCTCGACGCCGCGCTGACCGCGGGCGGGCATCCCGGTGCCGGGCTACCCGGCAGCGAGGATCCCGACCTTCTCGTCGGCGCGTACGACGTGGATCTGACCGGCTCTCCGCTGACCAACACGCTGCCGATCCGCCGCCTGGGCCTGGCGAAGTCCGAGCCCGGGGTGGCACACCGGGTCAGCGTGGCGTGGGTGCTGCTGCCCAGCCTGGAGGTGATGCAGGCGGACCAGATCTACACCGCGCTGGGCGACGGGCGGGTGCGGTTCGCCAACGAGACGTTCAGCGCCGATCTGACCGTGGACGACGACGGTTTCGTTCTCGAGTATCCGGGCCTTGCCCAGCGCCGATGCTAG
- a CDS encoding PLP-dependent cysteine synthase family protein, with translation MVQLDRCDSAQREWASDAIARVEADANRSADTHLLPFPLPPAWGIDLYLKDESSHPTGSLKHRLARSLFLYALCNGWVGPDTPVVEASSGSTAVSEAYFARMLGLEFIAVMPASTSHEKISLIEFQGGKCHLVDDPTTVVAAARALAAELGGHFMDQFTYAERATDWRGNNNIAESIYAQLALERHPEPAWIVVGAGTGGTSATIGRYARYRRFATRLCVVDPEGSAFWPAYLSQDWEVCTGRGSRIEGIGRPRVEPSFQPSVVDRMIHVPDAASLAAMRAGSAVLGRRVGGSTGTNLWGAFAVIAEMLEAGRTGSVVTLICDGGERYADTYYSDDWVRSRGMTLEPSLTTIDAFLSTGVWRPPT, from the coding sequence ATGGTTCAGCTCGACCGATGCGACTCGGCCCAGCGGGAATGGGCGAGCGACGCCATCGCCCGGGTCGAAGCCGACGCCAACCGCTCGGCGGACACCCACCTGCTGCCGTTCCCACTGCCTCCGGCCTGGGGCATCGACCTCTACCTCAAGGACGAGAGCTCCCACCCCACCGGATCGCTCAAGCACCGCCTGGCAAGGTCGCTCTTCCTGTACGCCCTCTGCAACGGCTGGGTCGGCCCGGACACCCCGGTCGTCGAGGCCTCCTCGGGCTCGACGGCGGTCAGCGAGGCGTACTTCGCCCGGATGCTGGGCCTGGAGTTCATCGCGGTCATGCCGGCGAGCACCTCGCACGAGAAGATCTCGCTGATCGAGTTCCAGGGCGGCAAGTGCCACCTCGTCGACGACCCGACCACGGTGGTCGCCGCGGCCCGCGCCCTCGCCGCCGAGCTCGGCGGGCACTTCATGGACCAGTTCACCTACGCCGAGCGGGCCACCGACTGGCGGGGCAACAACAACATCGCCGAGTCGATCTACGCGCAGCTCGCGCTGGAGCGGCACCCCGAGCCGGCCTGGATCGTGGTCGGCGCGGGCACCGGCGGCACCAGCGCCACCATCGGGCGGTACGCCCGCTACCGCCGCTTCGCCACCCGGCTGTGCGTCGTCGACCCGGAGGGATCGGCGTTCTGGCCCGCGTACCTGAGCCAGGACTGGGAGGTCTGCACCGGGCGCGGCTCGAGGATCGAGGGCATCGGGCGGCCCCGGGTGGAGCCGTCGTTCCAGCCCTCGGTGGTCGACCGCATGATCCACGTGCCGGACGCGGCGTCGCTGGCGGCCATGAGGGCGGGCTCGGCGGTGCTCGGCCGCCGCGTCGGCGGGTCCACGGGTACGAACCTGTGGGGCGCGTTCGCGGTGATCGCCGAGATGCTCGAGGCGGGCCGTACGGGCTCCGTGGTGACCCTCATCTGCGACGGCGGCGAGCGGTACGCCGACACGTACTACTCCGACGACTGGGTCCGCTCCCGTGGCATGACCCTGGAACCATCGCTGACCACCATCGATGCATTCCTGTCCACCGGGGTGTGGAGACCGCCGACGTGA
- a CDS encoding UbiX family flavin prenyltransferase: MRTPWIVGVSGASGTPYARAVIGALLDAGEAVDLVISRAARLTLLDETGASVRDAHWKDDVAAWLARDLGPADLAYWPAGDLAAGPSSGSYPAKGMAVVPASTAACAGIAIGLSKDLLQRAAEVNLKERRRTVVVPRETPVTRSHLEHLIALHDAGAVVLPASPGFYGSGADATARQLVDFVAGKVLDALAVPHDLFTRWRGELGGGQRSPLGGP; the protein is encoded by the coding sequence ATGCGCACCCCGTGGATCGTCGGCGTCTCAGGCGCCTCCGGCACGCCCTACGCCCGGGCGGTGATCGGTGCCCTGCTCGATGCCGGCGAGGCCGTGGACCTGGTGATCTCGCGGGCCGCCCGGCTCACCCTGCTCGACGAGACCGGGGCGAGCGTCCGCGACGCGCACTGGAAGGACGACGTCGCCGCGTGGCTGGCGCGGGATCTGGGCCCGGCCGACCTCGCGTACTGGCCGGCCGGTGACCTGGCCGCCGGGCCGAGCAGCGGCTCCTACCCGGCCAAGGGCATGGCGGTCGTGCCGGCCAGCACGGCCGCCTGCGCGGGCATCGCGATCGGGCTCTCCAAGGATCTGCTCCAGCGCGCCGCCGAGGTCAACCTCAAGGAGCGCCGGCGTACGGTCGTCGTCCCGCGCGAAACCCCGGTGACCCGCAGCCATCTGGAGCACCTCATCGCCCTGCACGACGCCGGCGCGGTGGTCCTACCGGCGTCTCCCGGCTTCTACGGCTCCGGTGCCGACGCCACGGCGCGGCAGCTCGTGGACTTCGTGGCGGGCAAGGTGCTGGACGCCCTGGCCGTGCCGCACGACCTCTTCACCCGCTGGCGCGGTGAGCTGGGCGGCGGTCAGCGCAGCCCGTTGGGCGGGCCGTAG